One window of Mesorhizobium sp. PAMC28654 genomic DNA carries:
- the tesB gene encoding acyl-CoA thioesterase II, whose product MTAAMDELLDILDLEKLEHNLYRGRSPQVEWQRVFGGQTIAQALVAAQRTVEPDRHVHSLHGYFMRPGDIKVPIIYEVDRIRDGGSFTTRRVLAIQHGQAIFSLEASFQVDEKGLEHQFTLPGDVPPPEGLQTQRELLEKAEHVPAAIRRFWARERPLELRPVNLEHYESRDKLPPRQNVWIRLAGPVPDDRALQSVLLAYLSDMTLLDTSTFAHGRGLFDPDIQAASLDHSMWFHRQHPLDGWLLYVQDSPSSSGSRGFSRGTLYARDGTLIASVAQEGLIRLRR is encoded by the coding sequence ATGACGGCTGCCATGGACGAGCTTCTCGATATTCTCGACCTCGAGAAGCTGGAACACAATCTGTATCGTGGTCGCAGCCCCCAGGTCGAATGGCAGCGCGTGTTCGGCGGCCAGACGATCGCGCAGGCGCTGGTGGCGGCGCAGCGTACGGTCGAGCCCGACCGTCACGTTCATTCGCTGCACGGCTACTTCATGCGGCCGGGCGACATCAAGGTGCCGATCATCTACGAGGTCGACCGCATCCGTGATGGCGGCTCGTTCACCACGCGCCGGGTGCTGGCGATCCAGCACGGACAGGCGATCTTCTCGCTCGAAGCATCGTTCCAGGTCGACGAAAAGGGCCTTGAGCACCAGTTCACCTTGCCTGGCGACGTGCCGCCGCCCGAAGGGCTGCAGACGCAAAGGGAGTTGCTTGAGAAGGCCGAGCACGTGCCGGCGGCAATCCGCCGCTTCTGGGCGCGGGAGCGGCCGCTGGAGTTGCGGCCGGTCAACCTCGAACACTATGAGAGCCGCGACAAGCTGCCGCCCCGGCAGAATGTCTGGATACGCCTTGCCGGGCCGGTTCCCGACGATCGCGCGCTGCAATCCGTGCTGCTCGCCTACCTTTCCGACATGACGCTGCTGGACACCTCGACCTTCGCGCATGGACGCGGTCTTTTCGATCCCGACATCCAGGCGGCGAGCCTCGACCATTCGATGTGGTTCCACAGGCAGCATCCACTCGACGGCTGGCTGCTCTATGTCCAGGACAGCCCCTCGAGCTCGGGCTCGCGCGGTTTCAGCCGCGGCACGCTCTATGCTCGCGACGGCACGCTGATCGCCTCGGTGGCCCAGGAAGGGTTGATCCGGCTGCGGCGTTAA
- a CDS encoding exodeoxyribonuclease III: MPFSIATWNINSVRLRMPIVERLLLEQAPDVLCLQETKVPDELFSEKAFRKLGYEHIAFHGQKGYHGVATVARRPIEIVEKRRFCEIEDSRHLSVTVRAGGKTILVHNFYVPAGGDEPDPVINKKFRHKLDFVAEMNAIRAEHDEVSASILVGDLNIAPLEHDVWSHKQLLKVVSHTPVETENFEAMRLAGNWVDLMRLNVPLEQKLYTWWSYRAQDWETSDRGRRLDHVWSSPNLVPSFAGYEILRLARGWDRPSDHVPVIARFDLD; this comes from the coding sequence ATGCCTTTTTCCATCGCCACCTGGAACATCAACTCCGTTCGCCTGCGGATGCCCATCGTCGAGCGACTGCTCCTCGAGCAGGCACCGGACGTGCTCTGCCTGCAGGAGACGAAAGTTCCCGACGAGCTGTTTTCCGAGAAGGCTTTCCGCAAGCTCGGCTACGAGCACATCGCCTTCCACGGCCAGAAGGGCTATCACGGCGTGGCGACAGTGGCGCGCCGGCCGATCGAGATCGTCGAAAAGCGGCGCTTCTGCGAGATCGAGGACAGCCGGCATCTGTCGGTGACCGTGCGGGCCGGCGGCAAGACGATCCTGGTGCACAATTTCTACGTTCCGGCGGGCGGCGACGAGCCGGACCCGGTCATCAACAAGAAGTTCAGGCACAAGCTCGATTTCGTCGCCGAGATGAATGCCATCCGCGCCGAGCACGACGAGGTGTCGGCCTCGATCCTGGTCGGCGACCTCAACATCGCGCCGTTGGAGCACGATGTCTGGTCGCACAAGCAACTGCTCAAGGTGGTTAGCCACACGCCGGTCGAGACCGAAAACTTCGAGGCAATGCGCCTGGCCGGAAACTGGGTCGACCTGATGCGGCTCAACGTGCCGCTGGAGCAGAAGCTCTACACATGGTGGAGTTATCGCGCGCAGGACTGGGAAACGTCCGACCGCGGCCGGCGGCTCGACCATGTCTGGTCGTCGCCAAACCTGGTGCCAAGCTTTGCCGGCTACGAAATCCTGCGCCTGGCACGCGGCTGGGATCGTCCGTCGGACCATGTGCCGGTGATCGCGCGGTTCGACTTGGATTAA
- a CDS encoding GNAT family N-acetyltransferase: MDFRLVRATENDLPFIMATERREGYDALVGRWGESRHREAFVDGSHAYFIGVDGSVPTGFAILRQWASTERVTLVKRITVIAPGQGFGRLLLAAVVDRVFVETDAHRLWIGLFPDNHRARRAYEAVGFTAEGIARGSAFFKGVHRDELVMSQLRPEWEQRRSQT; the protein is encoded by the coding sequence ATGGACTTCCGGCTCGTTCGCGCCACCGAAAATGACCTGCCCTTCATCATGGCTACCGAACGGCGCGAAGGTTATGACGCTCTTGTCGGGCGTTGGGGCGAATCGCGTCATCGCGAAGCCTTTGTCGACGGCAGCCATGCCTACTTTATCGGTGTCGACGGCTCAGTACCCACCGGCTTTGCCATCCTTCGCCAATGGGCTTCGACCGAGCGTGTGACACTGGTCAAGCGAATCACTGTCATCGCGCCGGGACAGGGCTTTGGCAGATTGCTCCTGGCAGCCGTGGTTGATCGGGTTTTCGTCGAGACAGACGCCCATCGGCTCTGGATTGGCCTGTTCCCGGACAATCATCGTGCGCGGCGTGCCTACGAGGCTGTCGGATTCACGGCCGAGGGCATTGCGCGAGGCAGTGCCTTTTTCAAAGGCGTTCACCGCGACGAGCTGGTCATGTCGCAGCTGCGGCCCGAATGGGAACAGCGCCGATCCCAAACATGA
- a CDS encoding IS630 family transposase (programmed frameshift) produces the protein MAKSLSEDLRARVVAAVDGGLSRRAAAARFGVAAASSVRWVREWRETGATCAKPQGGDRRSHRVEAYRDIILAAIERRVDITLVELAELLRQEHGASFATSTIWRFLDRHSMTFKKKTAHASEQERPDVAARRNAWFDAQPDLDPEHLVFIDETGASTKMARLRGRTKRGMRCRSPIPHGHWKTTTFTGALRLTGMTAPMVLDGPMTGEWFVAYVEQVLVPTLRPDDVVILDNLPAHKSAAARVAIEATGARMMFLPPYSPDFNPIENAFSKLKSILRKAAARTVAELWDTISAALPCFTPTECANYFAATGYEPE, from the exons ATGGCGAAATCCTTATCGGAAGATTTGCGGGCTCGGGTGGTCGCAGCGGTTGATGGCGGCCTGTCGCGACGGGCGGCAGCGGCGCGATTTGGCGTGGCGGCGGCAAGCTCGGTGCGTTGGGTCCGGGAATGGCGCGAGACCGGAGCCACCTGCGCAAAGCCGCAGGGCGGCGACAGGCGGTCCCACCGCGTTGAAGCGTATCGCGACATCATCCTGGCGGCGATCGAGAGGCGGGTGGACATCACGCTGGTCGAACTCGCCGAGTTGCTGCGACAGGAGCATGGCGCGTCGTTTGCGACGAGCACGATCTGGCGGTTTCTCGATCGTCACTCCATGACCTTCAA AAAAAAAACGGCGCACGCCAGCGAGCAGGAGCGGCCAGACGTGGCGGCGCGACGAAACGCCTGGTTCGACGCCCAGCCCGATCTTGATCCCGAGCATCTGGTCTTCATCGACGAGACCGGAGCCTCGACAAAGATGGCTCGACTGCGGGGGCGCACGAAGCGCGGGATGCGGTGCCGATCGCCAATCCCGCATGGCCATTGGAAGACGACGACGTTCACCGGCGCCCTGCGCCTCACTGGCATGACCGCGCCAATGGTCCTGGACGGCCCGATGACTGGCGAATGGTTTGTCGCCTATGTCGAGCAGGTTCTCGTGCCGACGCTGCGGCCCGACGATGTCGTGATCCTCGACAACCTGCCGGCGCACAAAAGCGCAGCCGCCCGTGTGGCGATCGAAGCAACCGGCGCAAGGATGATGTTCCTCCCGCCCTATTCCCCCGACTTCAACCCGATCGAGAACGCCTTTTCCAAGCTGAAATCGATTCTACGCAAAGCCGCCGCACGAACCGTCGCGGAATTGTGGGATACCATCAGCGCCGCACTGCCTTGCTTCACACCAACCGAGTGCGCCAACTACTTCGCCGCAACAGGATATGAGCCGGAATGA
- a CDS encoding cyclic nucleotide-binding domain-containing protein, with protein MALDDDIRILSAVGLFQGFTQEQLRLLAFGAETTLLQADRKLYREDDEADSAYVVVSGRIALYREQNGERIPIGTAGPGAMLSELALIADTKRLTSASAAIDSEVIRLSRKMFRRILEEYPEIAAHLHQRISEDFQAMIRRIEELAPRFAG; from the coding sequence ATGGCGCTGGATGACGATATCCGCATCCTGTCCGCCGTGGGGCTCTTCCAGGGTTTCACGCAGGAACAGCTGCGCCTGCTCGCCTTCGGCGCCGAGACCACCCTGCTGCAGGCCGATCGCAAGCTCTACCGTGAGGACGACGAGGCTGATTCGGCCTATGTCGTGGTCAGCGGACGAATCGCGCTCTACCGCGAGCAGAATGGCGAGCGCATCCCGATAGGCACGGCCGGCCCCGGCGCCATGCTGAGTGAACTGGCATTGATCGCCGACACCAAGCGGCTGACAAGCGCCTCCGCCGCGATCGATTCGGAAGTGATACGGCTGAGCAGGAAGATGTTCCGCCGCATCCTGGAGGAATACCCCGAGATTGCAGCCCATCTGCACCAGCGCATCTCCGAGGATTTCCAGGCGATGATCCGCCGCATCGAGGAACTGGCGCCGCGCTTCGCGGGCTAG
- a CDS encoding response regulator transcription factor — protein sequence MTSRTILIVDDDDDLRGTLVEQLSLYEEFDVLQESSAAKGVAAARGGLIDLLIMDVGLPDMDGREAVKILRKGGYKAPIIMLTGHDTDSDTILGLEAGANDYVTKPFRFAVLLARIRAQLRQHEQSEDATFSVGPYTFKPSQKLLLDARGGKVRLTEKEASIIKYLYRADQKVVTRDVLLEEVWGYNSGVTTHTLETHVYRLRQKIERDPSNAEILVTESGGYKLVP from the coding sequence ATGACTTCACGCACCATTCTGATCGTCGACGACGATGACGACCTGCGCGGCACCCTCGTCGAGCAATTATCCCTCTACGAGGAGTTCGATGTCCTGCAGGAATCGAGCGCGGCAAAAGGCGTCGCCGCGGCACGCGGCGGCCTCATTGATCTGCTCATCATGGATGTCGGGCTGCCCGACATGGATGGCCGCGAGGCGGTAAAGATCCTGCGCAAGGGCGGCTACAAGGCGCCCATCATCATGCTGACCGGCCACGACACCGATTCGGACACCATCCTTGGCCTTGAAGCCGGCGCCAACGACTATGTCACGAAGCCGTTCCGCTTCGCCGTGCTGCTGGCCCGCATCCGCGCCCAGCTTCGCCAGCACGAGCAGAGCGAGGACGCCACCTTCTCGGTTGGCCCCTATACGTTCAAGCCAAGCCAGAAGCTGCTGCTCGACGCACGTGGCGGCAAGGTCAGGCTGACGGAAAAGGAGGCCTCGATCATCAAGTATCTCTACCGCGCCGACCAGAAGGTGGTGACGCGCGACGTGCTGCTCGAGGAAGTATGGGGCTACAATTCCGGCGTCACCACGCACACGCTGGAAACCCATGTCTACCGGCTGCGCCAGAAGATCGAACGCGATCCTTCCAATGCGGAAATTCTTGTGACAGAAAGCGGCGGCTACAAGCTGGTTCCTTAA
- a CDS encoding L,D-transpeptidase family protein — MLRKGLRLLTVRARPGHPTQGFLQAGSLVFPCALGHGGISADKREGDGATPLAAMRILSGYFRGDHFPGGRRTRLAMAPIDGDLGWCEVPEDRNYNRPVKIPYGASHERMLRGDHLYDACLVLDWNIVPRRRGRGSAIFFHLARPDFTPTQGCVAVTARTMARLLPLLSDRTVVRVVR, encoded by the coding sequence ATTTTGCGAAAAGGACTGCGTTTGCTCACCGTGCGGGCGCGGCCCGGCCACCCCACACAGGGGTTCCTGCAGGCCGGCAGTCTGGTGTTTCCATGCGCGCTTGGCCATGGCGGCATCTCGGCCGACAAGCGGGAGGGCGACGGCGCGACGCCGCTCGCGGCGATGCGGATTCTGTCAGGATATTTTCGCGGAGATCATTTCCCAGGGGGGCGCAGAACCCGTCTGGCGATGGCGCCGATCGACGGGGATCTTGGCTGGTGCGAGGTGCCCGAGGATCGCAACTACAACCGGCCGGTGAAAATCCCCTATGGCGCCAGCCATGAGCGGATGCTGCGCGGCGACCATCTTTACGATGCCTGCCTGGTGCTCGATTGGAACATTGTACCGCGCCGCCGCGGGCGCGGCAGCGCTATCTTCTTCCACCTCGCGCGTCCGGACTTCACGCCGACGCAAGGCTGCGTCGCGGTAACAGCGCGTACGATGGCGCGGCTGCTGCCGCTGCTGTCGGATAGGACGGTGGTGAGGGTGGTGCGGTAG